One segment of Clostridium ljungdahlii DSM 13528 DNA contains the following:
- the trpA gene encoding tryptophan synthase subunit alpha: protein MNRIDLKFSKLKERGEKALIPFITSGDPDLDTTFELVIAMEEAGADIIELGIPYSDPLADGPTIQASSNRSLKGGTKIAGIMDTVKKIREKTEVPLVYLVYYNSIFKYGMEKFIRECSQCGVDGIIIPDLPIEERKDIAAIGKEYNVHLIPLVAPTSKERIEKIVKDAGGFIYCVSVNGVTGTRSSINTDIEEYMNIISSYTNVPKALGFGISSAEMAAKFKPYCEGIIVGSAVIKKIEAGKSKDDIIKNVKKFIKELKLA from the coding sequence ATGAATAGAATAGATTTAAAGTTTTCAAAGCTAAAAGAAAGAGGAGAAAAAGCTCTAATACCGTTTATAACTTCCGGAGATCCAGATTTAGACACTACTTTCGAATTAGTAATTGCAATGGAAGAAGCAGGAGCAGATATAATAGAACTTGGAATACCCTATTCAGATCCTCTGGCAGATGGACCTACTATACAGGCATCTTCAAATAGATCCCTTAAAGGCGGAACGAAAATAGCAGGTATAATGGATACGGTGAAAAAGATAAGGGAAAAAACAGAAGTACCTCTTGTGTATCTTGTCTACTATAACTCCATATTCAAGTATGGTATGGAAAAGTTTATAAGAGAGTGCAGCCAGTGCGGCGTAGACGGAATTATAATACCAGATCTTCCTATAGAAGAGAGAAAGGACATTGCAGCCATTGGAAAAGAATATAATGTACACCTTATTCCACTAGTAGCACCTACTTCAAAGGAGAGAATAGAAAAGATAGTAAAAGATGCGGGGGGATTTATATATTGTGTCTCTGTAAATGGTGTTACAGGTACAAGAAGCAGCATAAATACTGATATTGAGGAATATATGAATATAATTTCAAGTTATACGAATGTTCCAAAGGCACTTGGATTTGGAATATCCTCAGCAGAAATGGCTGCAAAATTCAAGCCTTATTGTGAAGGGATAATTGTGGGAAGTGCAGTAATTAAAAAGATAGAAGCTGGAAAAAGTAAAGATGATATAATTAAAAATGTAAAAAAGTTTATTAAAGAATTAAAATTAGCTTAG
- a CDS encoding PadR family transcriptional regulator: protein MSKVNKTKYAILGVLSHISGSGYDIKKFCDSSINYFWNENYGHIYPVLKKMEEEKLITKQVEQTEGRPSKNVYSITEKGRKELKEWIMLPVESIPNRSELLLKISLSGNVPTQNVIQKIESVKEECEKEFEEYSKIEDAFNTGKIKMDEKNLALWKSTVRFGKYIEEAKLKWCDETLKSLENIKDL from the coding sequence TTGTCAAAAGTAAATAAAACAAAATATGCTATTTTGGGAGTACTTAGCCATATATCAGGATCTGGATATGATATTAAAAAATTTTGTGATTCTTCTATAAACTATTTTTGGAATGAGAATTATGGACATATATATCCTGTACTAAAGAAAATGGAAGAAGAAAAACTTATAACAAAACAGGTTGAGCAGACAGAAGGAAGACCAAGTAAAAATGTTTATTCCATTACAGAAAAGGGCAGAAAAGAACTAAAAGAGTGGATTATGCTTCCTGTGGAAAGTATTCCTAACAGGTCAGAGCTTTTGTTGAAGATATCTCTTTCAGGAAATGTACCTACACAAAATGTTATTCAAAAAATTGAGAGTGTAAAAGAAGAGTGCGAAAAAGAATTTGAGGAATATTCGAAAATTGAAGATGCATTTAACACAGGAAAGATAAAAATGGATGAAAAAAATTTAGCTTTGTGGAAGTCGACTGTTAGGTTTGGAAAATATATTGAAGAGGCAAAATTAAAGTGGTGTGATGAAACACTGAAAAGTTTAGAAAATATAAAAGATTTATAG
- a CDS encoding anthranilate synthase component II, translated as MILLIDNYDSFTYNLYQYIGEIYENIKVFRNDKISLDEIERLNLEGIILSPGPGIPENAGICIEVVKKFGGKIPILGICLGHQAIGCAYGGKVVRANNIMHGKTSEVSIVSNKLFKNLENSINVMRYHSLIIEKSTLPEELEVTAESLDDKEIMAVKHREYEVYGLQFHPESILTEKGKQIIKNFLGGICNVAADNRENHM; from the coding sequence ATGATACTTTTAATAGATAATTATGATTCATTTACTTATAATCTTTACCAGTATATTGGTGAAATATATGAGAATATAAAAGTTTTTAGAAATGACAAAATATCACTGGATGAGATAGAGAGGTTAAATCTTGAAGGAATAATACTTTCCCCGGGACCTGGTATTCCTGAAAATGCAGGTATATGTATAGAGGTTGTAAAAAAATTCGGAGGTAAAATTCCTATTTTGGGAATATGTCTTGGACATCAGGCTATTGGATGTGCTTACGGTGGAAAAGTAGTGAGAGCAAACAATATAATGCATGGAAAGACATCGGAAGTAAGCATAGTCTCAAATAAATTATTTAAAAATTTGGAAAATTCTATAAATGTCATGAGATACCACTCTCTCATAATAGAAAAAAGCACTTTACCAGAAGAACTTGAGGTAACGGCAGAAAGTTTGGATGACAAAGAGATAATGGCTGTGAAGCACAGAGAATATGAAGTTTATGGACTTCAATTTCATCCGGAATCAATTCTTACAGAGAAGGGAAAGCAAATAATAAAAAATTTTTTGGGGGGGATTTGTAATGTTGCAGCAGACAATAGAGAGAATCATATGTAA
- a CDS encoding flavodoxin family protein: protein MKVLALNGSPRGEKGNTEVILENFLKGCSKAGADVETIYLKDKKINHCRGCFTCWTKTPGKCVYKDDMSELLDKIKGADVMVYATPLYYFTVTGIMKDFMDRMLPMNKGEIVKKGEKYSHIRRFKKEPVKTVLISNCGFPGRYNFSGLLETFKVMTKGNLAAAILSDKGGVLAASKDNDMLKKLYEPFFKAVEKAGEEVIKCGYVKDDTQAILDRDVIDTETYLKNANKNWNE, encoded by the coding sequence ATGAAAGTGTTAGCTTTAAATGGAAGTCCAAGGGGAGAAAAGGGAAATACAGAGGTTATTTTAGAAAATTTCCTTAAAGGATGCTCGAAAGCAGGAGCAGACGTAGAAACTATATATCTTAAGGATAAAAAGATAAATCACTGTAGAGGCTGCTTTACATGTTGGACAAAGACTCCTGGAAAATGTGTTTATAAGGATGATATGAGTGAATTGCTAGACAAAATAAAAGGAGCAGATGTAATGGTATATGCAACTCCTCTATATTATTTTACTGTAACTGGAATAATGAAAGATTTTATGGATCGTATGCTGCCTATGAATAAGGGTGAAATAGTTAAAAAGGGTGAAAAATATTCTCATATCCGTCGATTTAAAAAGGAACCAGTAAAGACTGTTTTAATCTCAAATTGTGGTTTCCCCGGTAGATATAATTTTTCCGGTTTACTTGAAACTTTTAAAGTTATGACTAAGGGAAATCTTGCAGCGGCAATTTTAAGTGATAAAGGTGGGGTACTTGCTGCTTCTAAAGATAACGATATGCTGAAAAAATTGTATGAACCTTTCTTTAAGGCAGTAGAAAAAGCTGGAGAAGAAGTTATAAAGTGTGGATATGTAAAAGATGATACACAAGCTATACTTGACAGGGATGTTATTGATACGGAAACGTATTTAAAGAATGCAAATAAAAATTGGAATGAATAA
- the trpD gene encoding anthranilate phosphoribosyltransferase produces the protein MLQQTIERIICKSNLEESEAYEAMNEIMQGNAEDSQIGAFLAALRMKGETAEEITGFARAMRDNAENLKLESEYVIDTCGTGGDGGRTFNISTAVSFVAAAAGVKVAKHGNRAVSSKSGSADVLEKLGFNINLEPKYASNCIDKSGMAFLFAQKYHRAMKNVAGPRKQLGIRTVFNLLGPLTNPAFVKGQVLGVYDKNLTHTAAKVLSNLGCERAMVVCGEDGLDEITTTCNTYVSELKDGKISDYKINPEDFEINVCSMDAIKGYTAEENAALIREIFQGEKGARRDIVVLNSAAALYVGKACESMEEGVKMAEDIIDSKKAYEKMNELIKCSNNF, from the coding sequence ATGTTGCAGCAGACAATAGAGAGAATCATATGTAAAAGTAATTTGGAGGAAAGTGAAGCCTATGAAGCTATGAATGAAATAATGCAGGGAAATGCAGAAGATTCCCAAATAGGAGCTTTTCTAGCAGCCTTGAGAATGAAAGGTGAAACTGCAGAGGAAATAACAGGATTTGCAAGGGCAATGAGGGATAATGCGGAGAATTTAAAACTAGAGTCAGAGTATGTTATTGATACTTGTGGAACAGGAGGGGATGGAGGAAGAACATTCAATATATCCACAGCAGTATCCTTTGTAGCTGCAGCTGCAGGAGTGAAAGTGGCAAAACACGGCAACAGAGCAGTATCAAGTAAAAGTGGAAGTGCAGATGTACTTGAAAAGTTAGGCTTTAATATAAATTTAGAACCAAAATATGCTTCCAATTGTATTGATAAAAGTGGTATGGCATTCTTGTTTGCTCAAAAGTACCACCGTGCAATGAAAAATGTAGCCGGTCCAAGAAAGCAATTGGGTATAAGAACAGTATTTAATTTACTAGGCCCACTTACGAATCCAGCTTTTGTAAAAGGCCAGGTACTTGGAGTATATGATAAGAATTTAACTCACACAGCGGCAAAAGTACTTTCAAATTTAGGCTGTGAAAGGGCTATGGTAGTTTGTGGAGAAGATGGACTTGATGAAATAACTACTACTTGTAATACCTATGTGAGTGAATTAAAAGATGGAAAAATATCAGATTATAAAATAAATCCAGAAGATTTTGAAATTAATGTATGCAGTATGGATGCCATAAAAGGATATACTGCTGAAGAAAATGCAGCACTTATACGGGAAATTTTTCAAGGAGAAAAAGGTGCTAGAAGAGATATTGTAGTTTTAAACAGTGCAGCAGCTTTATATGTTGGAAAAGCATGTGAAAGCATGGAAGAAGGAGTGAAGATGGCAGAAGATATTATAGATTCTAAAAAAGCTTATGAAAAGATGAATGAACTCATAAAGTGCAGTAATAATTTTTAG
- the trpB gene encoding tryptophan synthase subunit beta, with protein MDGRFGKFGGQYVPETIMNAVMQLEKEFNKAIKDEKFIEEYKYYLKDYVGRENPLYFAKNFTEKLGGAKIYLKREDLNHTGAHKINNALGQVLLARRMGKKRVIAETGAGQHGVATATAAAIFGMECEVFMGEEDIRRQALNVFKMKILGSKVTSVTSGTGTLKDAVNEAMRNWVSNIEDTFYVIGSVMGPHPYPTMVRDFQRVIGDEARKQILEKEGRLPDYVIACVGGGSNSMGIFYPFVEDTSVNLVGVEAAGKGLDTDEHAATISKGSVGVIHGMMTYVLQDEDGQILPAYSISAGLDYPGIGPEHAYYHDIKRATYESATDKEAVNAFTYLSQVEGIIPALESSHALAYAMKLAPKLSKDKIIIVNLSGRGDKDINTIANIMGVEL; from the coding sequence ATGGATGGAAGATTTGGAAAATTTGGAGGACAGTATGTACCAGAAACAATAATGAATGCAGTTATGCAGCTTGAAAAGGAGTTTAATAAAGCAATAAAAGATGAAAAATTTATAGAGGAATATAAGTACTATCTTAAAGATTATGTGGGAAGAGAAAATCCACTGTATTTTGCAAAGAATTTTACTGAAAAATTAGGTGGAGCAAAAATATATCTTAAAAGAGAAGACTTAAACCATACGGGAGCACATAAAATAAACAACGCACTAGGACAGGTGCTCCTTGCAAGGAGAATGGGTAAAAAAAGGGTTATAGCTGAAACAGGAGCTGGACAGCATGGGGTAGCTACAGCTACGGCAGCTGCTATCTTTGGAATGGAATGTGAAGTATTTATGGGTGAAGAAGACATAAGAAGACAAGCTCTTAATGTATTTAAGATGAAAATATTAGGTTCTAAAGTTACTTCTGTAACTTCGGGGACGGGAACACTTAAAGATGCTGTAAATGAAGCTATGAGAAATTGGGTATCGAATATAGAAGATACCTTTTATGTAATAGGCTCTGTAATGGGACCGCATCCTTATCCAACTATGGTTAGAGATTTTCAAAGAGTAATTGGAGATGAAGCTAGAAAGCAAATTCTGGAAAAGGAAGGGAGACTTCCTGATTATGTCATAGCTTGTGTAGGCGGTGGAAGCAATTCCATGGGAATTTTTTATCCCTTTGTAGAAGATACTTCTGTAAATTTGGTAGGAGTAGAGGCCGCAGGAAAAGGACTTGATACGGATGAACATGCAGCTACTATATCAAAGGGGTCTGTAGGAGTAATTCATGGTATGATGACTTATGTGCTTCAAGATGAGGATGGTCAAATACTTCCTGCGTATTCTATATCAGCAGGACTTGATTATCCGGGAATAGGACCTGAACACGCATATTATCATGATATAAAGAGAGCAACTTATGAATCAGCTACAGATAAGGAAGCAGTCAATGCATTTACTTACTTGTCACAGGTTGAGGGAATAATTCCAGCACTTGAAAGCTCTCATGCCCTAGCTTATGCAATGAAGCTTGCTCCAAAACTCAGTAAGGATAAAATAATCATTGTAAATTTATCTGGAAGAGGGGACAAAGATATAAATACTATAGCTAATATAATGGGGGTGGAACTATAA
- the trpC gene encoding indole-3-glycerol phosphate synthase TrpC, with translation MILDEIVKAKRPQLELEKQNMPLTKIIEECSGKVTRDFKKVLGKEEISIIAEIKKASPSKGIIVEDFDPVGIAKIYESIDIDAVSVLTEKNFFKGSDKYISKVKGVNSKPILRKDFIIDTYQIYQSKFIGADAILLITAILKDKLKDYYNLAQSIGLQCLVEVHDEEELEIALEAGCSIVGINNRNLKDFTEDLKNTERIIKKIPEKVLVVSESAIKAPEDIRYLKELGVNAVLIGETFMRNIKDEYKLRDFIKQSKF, from the coding sequence ATGATACTTGATGAAATAGTGAAAGCTAAAAGACCTCAATTGGAACTTGAAAAACAAAATATGCCTCTTACTAAGATAATAGAAGAATGCAGTGGAAAGGTTACAAGAGATTTTAAAAAAGTACTTGGCAAAGAAGAAATATCTATCATTGCAGAGATAAAGAAAGCATCACCTTCAAAAGGTATTATTGTAGAAGATTTTGATCCTGTCGGCATAGCCAAAATATATGAAAGCATAGATATAGATGCAGTGTCTGTACTTACAGAAAAAAATTTTTTTAAGGGAAGTGATAAATACATAAGCAAAGTAAAAGGGGTAAATTCAAAGCCCATTTTGAGAAAGGATTTTATAATTGATACCTATCAAATATACCAATCCAAATTTATAGGTGCAGATGCTATTTTGCTTATAACAGCCATCTTAAAAGATAAATTAAAAGATTATTACAACTTAGCACAAAGTATTGGACTTCAATGTCTGGTGGAAGTCCATGATGAAGAGGAACTTGAAATTGCACTTGAAGCTGGATGTTCCATTGTAGGAATTAACAATAGAAACTTAAAAGATTTTACAGAAGACTTGAAAAATACAGAAAGAATTATAAAGAAAATACCAGAGAAAGTTTTAGTAGTTTCTGAAAGTGCTATAAAAGCTCCAGAAGATATAAGATATTTAAAGGAATTAGGTGTAAATGCAGTGCTTATAGGAGAAACTTTTATGAGAAATATTAAAGATGAGTACAAATTAAGAGATTTTATAAAACAGTCTAAGTTTTGA
- the trpE gene encoding anthranilate synthase component I: MINLKKEEFYYYKNLKKTFPLFIKINGDEITPIGIYYSLEGKNKFLFESIYSENEIGRYSFVGMNPYRKIKSYGSKICVKDESGIRSVQGKVLDYIKKYLNVPYDSLGVSIPFTGGAIGYAGYDVIRQYEKLPDENEDVLKTPEAYLMFYRSFVCYDHFKHEVYFIYNVAEDDECSYESIVNSLESLKDMICTSNVIHKLSEVKECKKFTSNVSKEKYCSMVEEAKEYIKAGDIFQVVLSQRLKFESTSDPFEVYRRLRAKNPSPYLFYIDFEEFKVAGSSPESLVSVKNGRVMTNPIAGARPRGKTLEEDLKLKKELLEDEKERAEHVMLVDLGRNDIGKISEFGSVKLDRFMDVDFYSHVMHIVSKVSGDLRKDLGYLDGLISCLPVGTVSGAPKIRAMEIIDELEDTKRGIYAGAVGYFSLNGNMDTCIAIRTILFKDGHAYVQAGAGIVYDSVPEREYQETLNKAMAMIEVI; this comes from the coding sequence GTGATCAATCTTAAAAAAGAAGAATTTTATTATTATAAAAATTTGAAAAAGACGTTCCCCTTATTTATAAAGATAAATGGAGATGAGATTACCCCTATAGGTATTTACTACAGTTTGGAAGGAAAAAATAAATTCTTATTTGAAAGTATATATTCTGAAAATGAAATAGGAAGATATTCTTTTGTAGGAATGAATCCCTATAGGAAGATAAAAAGTTATGGCAGTAAAATATGTGTAAAAGATGAAAGTGGAATAAGAAGTGTTCAGGGAAAAGTGTTGGATTATATAAAAAAATATTTGAATGTACCTTATGATTCTCTTGGAGTTTCCATACCATTTACAGGAGGAGCTATAGGTTATGCAGGATATGATGTGATAAGGCAGTATGAGAAGCTGCCAGATGAAAATGAAGATGTTTTAAAAACACCAGAAGCATATCTCATGTTTTATAGATCTTTTGTGTGTTATGACCATTTTAAACATGAAGTTTATTTTATTTACAATGTGGCAGAAGATGATGAGTGTTCTTATGAAAGTATTGTAAATTCTCTGGAAAGTTTGAAAGACATGATATGTACAAGTAATGTGATTCATAAACTTTCAGAAGTTAAAGAATGTAAAAAGTTTACATCAAATGTTTCAAAGGAAAAATACTGCAGCATGGTAGAAGAAGCAAAAGAATACATAAAAGCTGGGGATATATTTCAGGTAGTTTTGTCACAAAGGCTGAAATTTGAAAGTACTTCAGATCCCTTTGAAGTGTACAGAAGATTAAGAGCTAAAAATCCTTCACCTTATCTTTTTTATATAGATTTTGAAGAATTTAAAGTAGCAGGTTCCTCTCCAGAAAGTTTAGTAAGTGTAAAGAATGGACGGGTTATGACTAACCCTATAGCGGGTGCAAGACCTAGGGGAAAAACTTTGGAAGAGGATTTAAAATTAAAAAAAGAATTGTTAGAAGATGAAAAGGAAAGAGCGGAACACGTGATGTTAGTTGATCTTGGGAGAAATGACATAGGGAAAATAAGTGAGTTTGGAAGTGTAAAACTAGATAGATTTATGGATGTAGATTTTTACTCTCATGTTATGCATATAGTTTCAAAGGTTTCAGGAGATTTGAGAAAAGATTTGGGATATTTAGATGGATTAATATCTTGTTTGCCTGTAGGAACTGTATCTGGAGCACCTAAAATAAGGGCTATGGAGATAATTGATGAGCTTGAAGATACTAAAAGAGGTATATATGCTGGTGCAGTTGGATACTTTTCACTTAATGGAAACATGGATACCTGCATTGCAATAAGGACCATACTCTTTAAAGATGGTCATGCATATGTTCAAGCTGGTGCAGGTATTGTGTATGACTCTGTTCCAGAAAGAGAATATCAGGAAACATTAAATAAAGCTATGGCTATGATAGAGGTGATATAA
- a CDS encoding VC0807 family protein — protein sequence MEKSYANGVKNKSSILRNILNKDFVVSAIIPVVIFYVFDKFKMTLSGIIFSGLWSIGVVIANFIKTREINALAVMAAAFSGIGLVGSVISKNATFYFVSPLVGNALVSLLFFLSLLSRKSLIEVIVEQSYLKNAPEKMKNDKDHKFVWRFLSAIWGFGNLSQVILGVVLLKVASMSLYYAVINIYGNILSILLLAFSITFPKIYFKKKSQKIKN from the coding sequence ATGGAAAAGTCATATGCCAATGGTGTGAAAAATAAAAGTTCAATATTGAGAAACATATTAAATAAGGATTTTGTTGTAAGTGCTATAATACCTGTTGTGATATTTTATGTTTTTGATAAATTTAAAATGACTCTTAGTGGAATCATATTTTCTGGTTTGTGGAGCATAGGTGTTGTTATAGCAAATTTTATTAAAACAAGAGAAATTAATGCTTTGGCAGTAATGGCTGCAGCTTTCTCAGGAATTGGTTTGGTGGGAAGTGTTATTTCTAAAAATGCTACCTTTTATTTTGTATCTCCTCTGGTTGGAAACGCCTTAGTTTCTTTACTCTTCTTTTTGTCTTTATTGTCTAGGAAATCTTTGATTGAAGTAATAGTGGAACAAAGCTATTTAAAAAATGCTCCAGAAAAGATGAAAAATGATAAAGATCATAAATTTGTTTGGAGATTTCTCAGCGCAATATGGGGATTTGGAAATTTAAGTCAAGTGATTTTAGGTGTTGTACTTCTTAAAGTTGCATCCATGAGTTTATACTATGCTGTAATTAATATATATGGAAATATTTTAAGTATTTTGCTCCTGGCATTTTCCATCACATTCCCAAAAATATATTTCAAAAAGAAAAGCCAAAAGATTAAAAATTAG
- a CDS encoding phosphoribosylanthranilate isomerase, which produces MTLVKICGIRRIEDVEILNKILPDYAGFVFCESKRQVTLKLAEELIKNLDKKIRPVGVFQNNSLEEVKNTAEMLKLDVIQLHGREDESYIKNLYPFKIWKSVSIDGKDILDNVKHKIDKISNYNVEAVLVDSSVGGKTGGTGINFNWNVLKNLNVNKKLVLAGGLNSDNINTALEAVKPYAVDVSSGVEENGVKSLKKINEFMEKVRNF; this is translated from the coding sequence ATGACTTTAGTAAAGATATGTGGTATAAGGCGAATTGAAGATGTAGAAATTTTAAACAAGATCCTCCCAGATTATGCCGGATTTGTGTTTTGTGAAAGCAAAAGGCAGGTTACTTTAAAATTAGCAGAAGAGCTTATTAAAAATTTAGATAAAAAAATAAGGCCAGTGGGAGTTTTTCAAAACAATAGTTTGGAAGAAGTGAAAAATACAGCAGAAATGTTGAAGTTAGATGTAATCCAGCTTCATGGAAGGGAAGATGAGAGTTATATAAAAAACCTGTATCCATTTAAAATATGGAAAAGTGTAAGCATTGATGGAAAAGATATATTAGATAATGTAAAACACAAGATAGATAAAATATCAAATTATAATGTGGAAGCAGTGCTTGTAGATAGCAGTGTAGGAGGAAAGACTGGAGGAACGGGCATAAACTTTAATTGGAATGTATTGAAAAACTTAAATGTAAATAAGAAATTGGTACTGGCAGGAGGTCTTAATTCGGATAACATAAATACTGCTTTAGAAGCTGTAAAGCCCTATGCAGTAGATGTATCCAGCGGAGTCGAAGAAAATGGTGTAAAGAGTTTGAAAAAAATAAATGAATTTATGGAGAAAGTGAGGAATTTTTAA